The genome window GCATCTGCATTTAATAGCTCTGATAATAATAAAATCACTACCGATAGTTATGTGTACGCTATGGAAAAGAGAATGGAAGAAATATTAGGAAAAATAGAAGGTATTAAAAGTGTAGATGTTATGCTTTACACAAAAAAAACTCCTGAAATGGAACCAATTTATGATGAAAACACAAGTTTAGAAACTAATAACGAAATAGGAAGTGAAGGTATGAAAAGAGAGGTGAACAGAGAAACTAAGCAAAACCAGGTTGTTATAGGGAACAATAATCAGGTTGTTGAAAAATATTACCAATATCCAGAAATTTCAGGTGTTCTTGTGGTAGTAGATTATGATGGAAATAAGGATATTTATACAATTTTAATGAATTCAATAAAAACTTTATTTGATATAAATGTCAATGATATTGAAGTAGTATATTAGATTTAGGGGGATAATTAAATGATTATGAAAAAAGAAACATTAGTATTTTTAACATCTTTGGCTATAATATTTATTATAGGTTATGTAAATATGACAATGGAGCCAGCAAATACATTTGATGAAAATGAATATGCACAAATAATTGATGAAACAATTTCTGAGAATAATGAAGAAAAAAGTAATGCGATAATAGTAGAAGGTGAAACTGAAACAGATTATGAAATTCTAGGAGACATAACCGATATAACTGATATTGAAAGCATAACAGCATCAACAACACCAACTGAAGAAGCTAGCTCTAATACGTTGAATATAAGTTTTAATAATTTCAAGCTTAATAAAGAAAAAAGCAATATGGAAGTAATTGATCATTTAGAAGGAAATATAAGTAACAGCCTTATATCAGATGATACTAAACAGCAATTTGAAAATTTACTTTTAAATAAAAATAACTTCATTGAAACAGAACAAGATATTGAATTAATGCTTCAAAGCAAAGGCTACAACGAATCAGTTGCAATTGTTGACGATAATATGGTTAAAGTAATTACAAATGATACACTAGAGCAAGCTGATGTTACTAAAATTCTTGATATAATTGTATCTGAAACAAACTACGAAACTGAACAAATTAAAATTGTAAAATTTGATAATATTGAATTGTAAAATTTTACATCTTCTGATATAATTATTTATGGAGGTGCTAATATGGAAAACAATGAGACTTTTGAATACGGACAGGTAAAAATATCAGATGACGTTGTCATAATAATCGCTGGTATAGCAACAAGTGAAGTAAAAGGTGTCAGTACAACTCGTACAGGAGTTACAGAAGGAATTACTGGCCTTTTTTCCAAAAATACTTACTCTAAGGGTATAAAAGTAGAAATAAATGAAAATACTGTTGTTTTAGATATCTTCATCAACGTTGAATACGGAAATAAAATAAATGAGGTTGCTAAAAACGTACAAATGAAAGTTAAACAAGAAATAGAAACCATGACGGATTTAACTGTTGCTAGCGTAAATGTTCATGTGCTTAACATAGTACAAGAAAAGGAAAAACAAAAAGAATTACCTGAAACTGAGATAATAACAGATTAAAAGAAATGGTAATATAGATTGACAATTTTATTTTGTCAATCTATAATTTATTTAAGGGAAAATAGCATCTTTTATGGAGGAAATATGAAACGAAAAGAAACAAGAGAAGAAGCTGTCAAAATTGCTTACTCTATGGATATAAATAAAAACTATGACAAAATGGGTATAAATCAATATGTTCAACACTTTGAATTGACTAATATAGATATTGAATATCTTGAAAAAACTATTGGTGATATGATTGATAACTTAGAAAAAATTGACCAATACATTGAAGAAAATTCAAAAGATTGGAAAATAACTAGAATAGCAAAAGTTGATTTAGCTGTTCTCCGTATATCCCTTTCTGAAATTTTATATAATAAATCAATACCAGAAAGTGTATCGATAAATGAAGCTGTGGAAATAAGCAAAAAATATTCAAAAGACGATTCTCATAAATTTATAAATGGTTTATTAGGATCTATAGTGAGGAAAGTCTAGTAATGTCAGACTATATAATGGGCATTGATACAAGTGCATACACTACATCAATAGCTTTAATAGATTCCATAAAAGGTACAATAGAAACAGATATGAGAAAAATCTTGTCTGTTTCCCCAGGACAAAGGGGATTAAGGCAACAAGATGCAGTTTTTCAGCATCTAAAAAACTTTCAAGAACTCATTCAGAAAACACAACATAACCTTCAAAATGTAAAAACTATCGCAGTAAGCTCAAAACCTAGAAATGTTGAAGGTTCATATATGCCGGTTTTTACTGTTGGACAAAACTATGGAAAAGTAATTGCCAAAACTTTAAACTGTAATTATATTGAATACTCACATCAAGAAAATCATATTGGCGCTTCAGTAATTAATCATTACAAAAATATAAAAAATAATACTCTAGCAATACATATATCAGGAGGAACAACTGAATTTTTATCTATAGAAAAAATATTTAAAGGTTATTCAACTAAAATAATAGGTGGAAGTAAAGATATAACATTTGGCCAATTAATAGACAGAATAGGAACTTATCTAAAATTTCCATTTCCATGTGGCAAATATATGGAAAACTATATGAAAGAAAATGTTGATATAGAAAAAATCAAACTACCTTCCATTAGCGGAAATACCTTTATTAATTTATCTGGAATGGAAAACTATTATAAAAATTTATATAATTTAAATAAATACAATAAAGAAACTATAATTTCATCTTTATTTGAATATATAGCTACATGTATAATTTACATAATAAAAAAAATTGAACTCAATTATAATTTCGATACAATCATAATAACTGGTGGAGTTGCATCTAATGATATTATCAGAAATACTATTATGAAAGAATTAAATCGAAAATTTGGTATTATACTTCCAACAAAGATTTATTCTTCAGATAACGCAGTTGGAATTGCTTATTTACCAATTATAGACAGGTGGTATAATGAAACTAAAACCAATTAAAGTATCCGTACTTAACCAATTTATAAAAAAATATATAATGAGCAATTCAATTCTAAACAATCTTCGAATTGAAGGTGAAATATCTAACATTAGAATTAGTAAAACAGGATATACTTATTATTCTTTATGTGATGAAAAGTCTTGTATTAATTGTGTTGCATTTTATCAAGATACAATATCAAAAAATGGGGACAAAGTTATAGCAGAAGGTGAACTTTCTGTTTACGAAGCAAAGGGTACTTATCAATTAAATGTTAGAAAAGTTGAACGAATTGGAATAGGTAAGATACTTCAAGATTTAGAAGTTCTTCACGAAAAAATGAAAGCTAAAGGGATGTTTGACAAAGATAAAAAATTACCTTTGTTTCCATCCAATATTGGCATTATTACTTCAAAATCAGGAGCTGCCATAAAAGATATTTTAAAAACTTTTGAAAGTGTCAAAGGAAACTTTGAAGTTGTAATATATAATGTTCTTGTGCAGGGAAATAAAGCAAAAGAAAATATAATTAATGGAATAAAATATTTCAATAATAATGGTTCAGATGTAATACTAATTTCCAGAGGTGGTGGAAGTTTTGAAGATTTAAATGTATTTAATGACTTAGATATAGCAGAAGAAGTTTACAAATCAATTGTTCCAATAGTAACAGGTATCGGACATGAAACAGATAGGACATTAACTGATTATGTAGCTGATGTATATTGTCATACTCCTACAGCAGCGGCTGAAAAAATAATTATTGGTTATAAAGATATACAAGATACTCTAAAAGCCTTACTATTCAACTTAAAACAAAGTACATCTAACTATCTATCATTAAAAGAATCTGAATTGAAAACTTCTAGATATATTTTGAAAAGTTATCTTCCTATAGAAAATATTTTTAAACAAAAAAGTAATTTAGAAAATTATAAGGCATTAATCATAAATAATACACAAAAAAAATTATGTGAC of Sedimentibacter sp. MB31-C6 contains these proteins:
- a CDS encoding Kae1-like domain-containing protein; amino-acid sequence: MSDYIMGIDTSAYTTSIALIDSIKGTIETDMRKILSVSPGQRGLRQQDAVFQHLKNFQELIQKTQHNLQNVKTIAVSSKPRNVEGSYMPVFTVGQNYGKVIAKTLNCNYIEYSHQENHIGASVINHYKNIKNNTLAIHISGGTTEFLSIEKIFKGYSTKIIGGSKDITFGQLIDRIGTYLKFPFPCGKYMENYMKENVDIEKIKLPSISGNTFINLSGMENYYKNLYNLNKYNKETIISSLFEYIATCIIYIIKKIELNYNFDTIIITGGVASNDIIRNTIMKELNRKFGIILPTKIYSSDNAVGIAYLPIIDRWYNETKTN
- the nusB gene encoding transcription antitermination factor NusB, which encodes MKRKETREEAVKIAYSMDINKNYDKMGINQYVQHFELTNIDIEYLEKTIGDMIDNLEKIDQYIEENSKDWKITRIAKVDLAVLRISLSEILYNKSIPESVSINEAVEISKKYSKDDSHKFINGLLGSIVRKV
- a CDS encoding SpoIIIAH-like family protein produces the protein MIMKKETLVFLTSLAIIFIIGYVNMTMEPANTFDENEYAQIIDETISENNEEKSNAIIVEGETETDYEILGDITDITDIESITASTTPTEEASSNTLNISFNNFKLNKEKSNMEVIDHLEGNISNSLISDDTKQQFENLLLNKNNFIETEQDIELMLQSKGYNESVAIVDDNMVKVITNDTLEQADVTKILDIIVSETNYETEQIKIVKFDNIEL
- a CDS encoding Asp23/Gls24 family envelope stress response protein, coding for MENNETFEYGQVKISDDVVIIIAGIATSEVKGVSTTRTGVTEGITGLFSKNTYSKGIKVEINENTVVLDIFINVEYGNKINEVAKNVQMKVKQEIETMTDLTVASVNVHVLNIVQEKEKQKELPETEIITD
- the xseA gene encoding exodeoxyribonuclease VII large subunit: MKLKPIKVSVLNQFIKKYIMSNSILNNLRIEGEISNIRISKTGYTYYSLCDEKSCINCVAFYQDTISKNGDKVIAEGELSVYEAKGTYQLNVRKVERIGIGKILQDLEVLHEKMKAKGMFDKDKKLPLFPSNIGIITSKSGAAIKDILKTFESVKGNFEVVIYNVLVQGNKAKENIINGIKYFNNNGSDVILISRGGGSFEDLNVFNDLDIAEEVYKSIVPIVTGIGHETDRTLTDYVADVYCHTPTAAAEKIIIGYKDIQDTLKALLFNLKQSTSNYLSLKESELKTSRYILKSYLPIENIFKQKSNLENYKALIINNTQKKLCDLMYQLQIMYEKLQSNNYNNQLYKGFAIVSDLEGNIIKNINQIKKQDLLTIRFKDFIVKAETLNIDEVDYEKKL